ccaatAAGTAGGAAAATAACTATGGATAATGTGACGgaacatgaaatattaaatgatgGTTGATGCCAACTTAAATTTATGAACTCAATAGTCAGTACTCGATTTCACAGAAACAATACTTTTAAAGAATGAATATCATAAAAATCTACCTCATATTCCCCAATGTTCAGCTCATCAAGTAGCTCAGTCAAAATCCTAACGACCTCAAAGTCTGGGCCCATTTTTTCAGGTGGAGTACCAGCAATATCAAAGTCGCATTGATAAAATTCACGGTATCTTCCCTTAGATGGGTTATCCCTTCTGTAAACCTTAGCTATTTGGTATCTTTTGAAAGATGTCAGACCATTCATAGCCACAAACCTAGCGAATGGAACTGTCAAGTCGTACCTCAAAGAAAGAAGCTCCCCACCCTGTCAAAACAAGTTGATTATAAATTAGAAAGAAGTTGAAATAAAACTCTTATGAATTTAGGCAGAAAGGGGCTACCACTCTGGCTTAGGATCCTAACAGTGGTACCTAAAAACAAGTCTGTATTCAGCACTGGAAATTGAACTAAGAAAAACTCTATACGGAAACATATACACTGCTCTAAGAATTTTGAACTCCGGCCCAGTGATAAGAGAAGGCTTTGTCATAACTAGCAATAAGCATATTTACCTGGTCAGCAAgatcataaatcaactttgaaTCTTCTCCGTATTTTCCCATGAGAGTTTCTCGCAATTCAAAAACAGGAGTATCTAAGGCAGTGGCGCCATGCCTCTCAAAAACTTCTTCTATTATTGAGAAAGCTTTCTTTCTAATTGTCATTTGTTCTTTAGCAAAATCACGAGTCCCCTGATAAATTATATagtggaaaaaaagaaaaaaaggtaagaTTACCAACCAATATATCCCACTCAGAAACATACATCCGTTAAACAAATCCATTATCTATAGACAACAAGCACAAACTACAGCCAAAAGAAGGAATATTAGTTCAGCAGAGCGAACTATGGCTAACAAAAATCACTATAAAGTATGACCTGGACAATGAAGACTATCATGAAGACTATCATTCTAATATCATGAAGACTATCATGAAGACTATCCATTATCTATCTTGAGCAAAATGACTTAAAGTATGACCTGGACAATGAAGACTATCATTCTAATGTCTGTATCAGAGCGAACTATGGCTAACAAAAATCACTATAAAATTACAGATGCATTACCATCTAGatgtttccacttcttctcatAAGCATACACATCCAATACCTGCCCCCAGCTGGTAAACCCAGAGCATATTACTGCcatttaaaaattctaattgaCTGTTCTATTTGTAAAATGTCACTAGCAACAAAAGAACATCATGCACATGTATTCCATTGTTCTCTGTCCATCAGATACAATTAAGCCATTTCCTTTAAAATTGTCAATGAGTACACAATTTCAAATACATTTCAATTATTCAATACCAAAATTTCAGCAAGTCAATTACAAGATTACTTGGcttatattcaattaaatttaaccaaTAAAGTGCTCAGACATATATATTTTCCCGGGCCATAACACAACGGAGTGGAAAACTTAAACAGACTACAACACACCCAATAAACACAAAGTTAATGAAATCAAACAGGCAGCCAAACATAAGAGAAATTACCTTAGGGATCTTGGGCAATCTTCTGCTTTCATTGCTCTCCACAACATCCTTgactttcaataaaaattcGTTAAACTCGGGTTTGGTCAAAtcaaaaaatgatagaaaatcTGCCACCCAAGTCCCCAAAGATAACTTTCCACGACTCTGTAACCTCTCCTTGAACAATGCCAAAATCGAGCTAGTCCCTTTCCCCAAaacaactttcttcttcttcttctctgctTTCGAGTTCTCCTCTACTTTCGGATTCTCGCCATTTTCATTAGCACCTTTTATCACCTCATTCAGTTCAGCAGCCTCTAGCACCGCAACCGCCGTCACAACTTCCCATGCCACAACTTTCCACACCAACCCCAACAGCACAAAGACCTCGTGTGCAAACTTACCATACTCCTTTCCCAAAAACAAGTTAACAGCCTTGTTAAAACCACTGCTCAAACCATCCCCAACGGGGCATTCTTTACAAAAAATTTCCCCAACACCCAATTTCAAGTCATCACCACCAATACCCTCCAAATTACTCTTTGCCCGTGCCAAACTACACTCGCCAAGTTCACGCAATGCTGCCGCCAACGGCAGCAGAACGGTGCACACCGCTTCCTCACTCCCAATCGCGCTCTTAACCCCCGAATTCAACTCAACACGCATCCTCGAGTGCACGGCCTTAGCATGCTCCCTCACACTCCCGTGAACCTTGGGAACCCTCGCGACGGATCGAACCTTCTCCTTACCAACCGACTTGGATCCGTTGAGCAGAACCCTCAAGTCCGCGGCAACGCCAACCTCCTCCTTCGAATTATGCCCATCGCCAGAATCCATCAAATTGAAGGCTGCCACGTCCGCCTTCAAGGCCTCGCAGGAGAACGCGGCAGCCACATCAGCCAACGCGGACAGCGCGGCGGAGTGGTGGTCGAGAATGGCGGAAATCCCGAGCAGCGTGGAGCATGCGAGTTCATCTTCCGTGACGAGGTCAGCGTCATCGAATCGGAAAGTACTAGGGTTGGAATTGAGAGTTTCGGCGAGGACGAGGGGAGTCCGAGAGGGAGCGTTGGAAATGATGAGGCTATTGAGAAGGACGAGAAGAAAGGCTCGGGATTCTTCTAGGGTTAGGAAATCCGGGACAGTGATGCTGTGATTAGACGAAGACGACGTCGTTGTCGCGGTGGTGGCCTTCTTGGAGGAGGAGGAGAGTCTATCGAGTGCAGTTGAGTCGATCCGCACTTGCGAGAGAGCTGCGGCGACGGCGCAGACGGCGgaggaggagagagaagaagcCTTGCCCCCAAGCGTGACGGAAGCTTCAGCCATGGCTTTGTGAGTGTGAGAAATGTGTGAAGCGAGGGTTTAACTTGGGTTAAGTTCAGGTGGcagggttttcttttttttcctaacattttctaattctttttcccaacagttaaaacaataaaaaagaaaaaaaaaagcgttATAATTCTAcctcaaaaataattaatttagtttgatgaatttttaaaacaatattacaaatacaaataataaagaacACCCGTAAGTAAATTTCGTAGTAGCATCTTATCAACATGTTTCAATATAAGTGAATCTAATCTTTCCGAAGGTAATGTGTTTAAATCAATTTTGCATTTTAATTCAACACGTGGCGTTCAacaaatcaacattttttttaactcaaaaattctttttcaggtcgtgaaaaagttaaaattcaaTAGATAATATGCTATAGTTTGAATTGAAACTGTTCGTAATAAAGAATTGATAATGtgattaatgttttttaattttgaaatatcgAGTAATAGATAATTTATCAtgattaagataattatttaattttgtgttttatttttttttctaacatcgTATTCAATGTAATTATTTCCTTTTTCCTACCAACTCATTCTATTAGAAATTAAAGTATATCTAATTAAATTgtacaaataattcaaattaatatgatatttgttAGTAGAatccttaaatatttaaagatcaGGTATCAGTAgttggaaaagaaaagatagtCTTGACGTTGTTAAACGCAGCACGGCGTCTTAAACTGTACTTTCAAAGCCATCATACGGTGGTAAGAATCGATCATATAGTGACAAAGATCTTGAGGAAATCTGATCTGGCAAGGAGGATAGTAGGATGGTCAGTTGAATTGTCAAAGTTTGGTATGCGTTATGAACCACATGGATCTGTGCGAGGGCAACACTTGGTGAAATTCGTGGCAGAACTTCCGATAGAAGTCAGGGATAACCCTGTGGTTTGGACGCTCTTCGTTGACAGTTCAGCTACTAAGAATGGAGGAGGTGCGAGAATTGTACTTGAAGGGTCAGGTGGTATGGTGATTGAACAAGCATTAATCTTCAGGTTTAAGACAAGTAACAATCAAGTTGAGTATGAGGCCTTGATAGCAGGTATGGAGCTCGCTCTCGACTTAGGAGTCGACTCTCTGAACTGCCAAACTAACTTCCAACCGGTCGAAGGACGCGTAAACAAAAGCTTCCAAGTAAAAGACGATTAGTTGCTTCAATATTTTCACAAAGCTCAGGGGTTGAAGGAAAGGTTCAAATCGGTGGAAGTGAAACACATACCTCGGGAAAAGAATGCGAGGGCAGATGTGTTATCCAAATTGGCTTGTGGGAAAGAGAAGGGTCACTTGTCTTCAGTGATCAGACAAACCCTGATGAAACCTATCATAGAATGCTCAGCTACCTTCTAGCCGATTGGGAAGTCTGATTGGAGGAAGGAAATCATCGAGCTAATAAGGAAGTAGGAGGAGGAGAGACCGCTGAAGACAAATGATTCTAAAAGAATTGCTCGATACCTCCTTATCGGAGAAGAATTATATCAAAGAGGATTTTCAGCTCCACTAATGAAGTGTATAGCACTATAGGAAGTGGAGTATGTTTTAAGAGAATTGCATGAAGGGGTGTGCGGGAGACATATCGGCCAGAGAGCGCTTCAGGCTCGAGTGTTGAGGGTAGGGTATTTTTGGCCAACATTGGGAAAAGACTATGGTACGTTCGTCCAAAGATGTCTAAGCTGCCAGAAGCACGGTAATGTGTTTAATGCTCCTGCCACCGAGCTGCATAATCTTGTATCCCGATGGCCTTTCGCCCAATAGGGAATGGATATAATAGGACCCATACGGTCGGC
This genomic stretch from Vigna radiata var. radiata cultivar VC1973A chromosome 7, Vradiata_ver6, whole genome shotgun sequence harbors:
- the LOC106768729 gene encoding histidine--tRNA ligase, cytoplasmic isoform X1, which gives rise to MAEASVTLGGKASSLSSSAVCAVAAALSQVRIDSTALDRLSSSSKKATTATTTSSSSNHSITVPDFLTLEESRAFLLVLLNSLIISNAPSRTPLVLAETLNSNPSTFRFDDADLVTEDELACSTLLGISAILDHHSAALSALADVAAAFSCEALKADVAAFNLMDSGDGHNSKEEVGVAADLRVLLNGSKSVGKEKVRSVARVPKVHGSVREHAKAVHSRMRVELNSGVKSAIGSEEAVCTVLLPLAAALRELGECSLARAKSNLEGIGGDDLKLGVGEIFCKECPVGDGLSSGFNKAVNLFLGKEYGKFAHEVFVLLGLVWKVVAWEVVTAVAVLEAAELNEVIKGANENGENPKVEENSKAEKKKKKVVLGKGTSSILALFKERLQSRGKLSLGTWVADFLSFFDLTKPEFNEFLLKVKDVVESNESRRLPKIPKGTRDFAKEQMTIRKKAFSIIEEVFERHGATALDTPVFELRETLMGKYGEDSKLIYDLADQGGELLSLRYDLTVPFARFVAMNGLTSFKRYQIAKVYRRDNPSKGRYREFYQCDFDIAGTPPEKMGPDFEVVRILTELLDELNIGEYEIKLNHRKLLDGMMQICGVPPEKFRTICSSIDKLDKQSFQQIKKEMVEEKGLTAETADRIETFVKEKGSPLALLSKFIQEGSDFSKHEGASEALKELEILFIALEKSKRIDKVVFDLSLARGLDYYTGVIFEAVFKGGTQQVGSIAAGGRYDNLIGMFGSKTVPAVGVSLGIERVFAIMEQQQKDQNQMARPTKTEVLVSILGNDLTLAAELAGELWDAGVKAEFLVHKRRTKHFEYAKESRIPWMVLVYEQEVKEEGVVQLKDLEANIDIKTPRTQFVEELRKRLYP
- the LOC106768729 gene encoding histidine--tRNA ligase, cytoplasmic isoform X2, coding for MAEASVTLGGKASSLSSSAVCAVAAALSQVRIDSTALDRLSSSSKKATTATTTSSSSNHSITVPDFLTLEESRAFLLVLLNSLIISNAPSRTPLVLAETLNSNPSTFRFDDADLVTEDELACSTLLGISAILDHHSAALSALADVAAAFSCEALKADVAAFNLMDSGDGHNSKEEVGVAADLRVLLNGSKSVGKEKVRSVARVPKVHGSVREHAKAVHSRMRVELNSGVKSAIGSEEAVCTVLLPLAAALRELGECSLARAKSNLEGIGGDDLKLGVGEIFCKECPVGDGLSSGFNKAVNLFLGKEYGKFAHEVFVLLGLVWKVVAWEVVTAVAVLEAAELNEVIKGANENGENPKVEENSKAEKKKKKVVLGKGTSSILALFKERLQSRGKLSLGTWVADFLSFFDLTKPEFNEFLLKVKDVVESNESRRLPKIPKGTRDFAKEQMTIRKKAFSIIEEVFERHGATALDTPVFELRETLMGKYGEDSKLIYDLADQGGELLSLRYDLTVPFARFVAMNGLTSFKRYQIAKVYRRDNPSKGRYREFYQCDFDIAGTPPEKMGPDFEVVRILTELLDELNIGEYEIKLNHRKLLDGMMQICGVPPEKFRTICSSIDKLDKQSFQQIKKEMVEEKGLTAETADRIETFVKEKGSPLALLSKFIQEGSDFSKHEGASEALKELEILFIALEKSKRIDKVVFDLSLARGLDYYTGVIFEAVFKGGTQVGSIAAGGRYDNLIGMFGSKTVPAVGVSLGIERVFAIMEQQQKDQNQMARPTKTEVLVSILGNDLTLAAELAGELWDAGVKAEFLVHKRRTKHFEYAKESRIPWMVLVYEQEVKEEGVVQLKDLEANIDIKTPRTQFVEELRKRLYP